A single genomic interval of Polaribacter vadi harbors:
- a CDS encoding metal-dependent hydrolase family protein yields MKKTILLFLAIFCLHNIVAQTTYILCGKLIDTKSGKISTEKTILVKENKIIDVKDGYIMPKGGTLIDLRDKVVMPGLIDMHVHIEQEFSARTRIEGYILNEADVAFNSVGFAKTTLLNGFTTVRDLGGTGVNISIRNAINAGKIPGPRVFTAGKSLATTGGHADPTNGSSRNLIGDPGPKEGVVNSIEDAKKAVRQRYKNGADCIKITATGGVLSVAKSGDNPQFTIEEVKVICDTAKDYGMHVAAHAHGDEGMQRAIIGGVKTIEHGTYMSDKTMELMIKHDAYLVPTITAGKEVEEKAKIKGFYPDIVVPKALAVGPQIQGTFAKAYKKGVGIAFGTDAGVFAHGNNGKEFSFMVEAGMPAIEALQSATITNAMLLKMEDEVGQVKKGFLADIIAVNDDPTKNISTMENVVFVMKDGVVFKQ; encoded by the coding sequence ATGAAAAAAACAATTCTACTTTTTTTAGCAATTTTTTGTCTTCACAACATTGTAGCACAAACCACTTATATTTTATGTGGAAAATTGATTGATACAAAATCAGGAAAAATTAGCACTGAAAAGACAATTTTAGTCAAAGAAAATAAAATTATTGATGTAAAAGATGGTTACATCATGCCAAAAGGCGGAACTTTAATCGATTTACGAGATAAGGTTGTGATGCCAGGTTTAATTGATATGCATGTTCATATTGAGCAAGAATTTTCTGCCAGAACAAGAATAGAAGGTTATATTTTAAATGAAGCAGATGTTGCTTTTAATTCTGTAGGCTTTGCTAAAACTACGTTGTTAAATGGCTTTACAACTGTTAGAGATTTAGGAGGAACAGGTGTAAATATATCTATTAGAAATGCCATTAATGCTGGTAAAATTCCTGGACCAAGAGTTTTTACTGCTGGTAAATCTTTAGCAACAACTGGTGGTCATGCAGATCCAACAAATGGAAGTAGTAGAAATTTAATTGGAGATCCTGGACCAAAAGAAGGGGTTGTAAATTCTATAGAAGATGCAAAAAAAGCAGTTAGACAACGTTATAAAAATGGCGCAGATTGTATAAAAATTACTGCAACTGGTGGTGTGTTAAGTGTTGCCAAATCAGGAGATAATCCACAATTTACAATAGAAGAAGTAAAAGTAATTTGCGATACTGCAAAGGATTATGGAATGCATGTTGCTGCTCATGCACATGGAGATGAAGGTATGCAAAGAGCTATTATTGGTGGTGTAAAAACAATTGAACATGGCACTTATATGAGTGATAAAACCATGGAATTGATGATTAAACATGATGCGTATTTAGTGCCAACAATTACTGCAGGAAAAGAAGTAGAAGAGAAAGCGAAAATTAAAGGTTTTTACCCAGATATTGTTGTGCCAAAAGCTTTGGCTGTTGGGCCACAAATTCAAGGAACTTTTGCAAAAGCTTATAAAAAAGGTGTAGGAATTGCCTTTGGAACAGATGCTGGTGTTTTTGCACATGGTAATAATGGAAAAGAGTTTTCTTTTATGGTAGAAGCTGGAATGCCTGCAATAGAAGCTTTGCAATCTGCAACCATTACAAATGCAATGTTATTAAAAATGGAAGATGAAGTTGGGCAAGTTAAAAAAGGTTTTTTAGCAGATATTATTGCTGTCAATGATGATCCTACAAAGAATATTTCAACAATGGAAAACGTTGTTTTTGTAATGAAAGATGGAGTTGTTTTTAAGCAATAA